Proteins from one Impatiens glandulifera chromosome 2, dImpGla2.1, whole genome shotgun sequence genomic window:
- the LOC124923722 gene encoding transmembrane protein 45A-like, which yields MGSLVGHVAPGLGFFIIGLWHLLNHIKLHALRPNSYTSLPWFPTSKLKYLELFLIMGACSASIAMELFIGPNRHQPLDKDWTIPSNHLHNFEHSFISLSFFVYAALALVLDCCGGGGRTKSTQHGLTQILGAAAFGQQLLIFHLHSTDHMGLEGHYHWLLQIVIFISLLTTLMGIGYPNSFLISFVRSFSILFQGVWLATMGFMLWTPGFIPKDCFINFEDGHQVVRCNGHEGLERAKSLVNIEFSWYLIVFIVLSIGLYLFLIRFVYPEKEQEYESLSKYEEQDHEDVEAQKKIRRTKSFITMGKGSTTSMDIER from the exons ATGGGTAGTTTGGTGGGTCATGTAGCACCAGGTTTAGGGTTCTTTATTATAGGACTTTGGCACCTTCTAAATCACATAAAGCTCCATGCTCTCCGGCCAAACTCGTACACCTCATTACCATGGTTTCCAACCTCAAAGTTGAAGTATTTAGAGCTCTTTCTCATAATGGGTGCATGCTCTGCCTCTATAGCCATGGAGCTCTTCATAGGGCCAAACCGTCATCAACCCTTAGACAAGGACTGGACAATACCCTCTAACCACCTTCACAACTTCGAACACTCTTTTATATCCCTTTCATTCTTCGTCTACGCAGCCTTAGCCCTCGTCCTTGACTGCTGCGGCGGTGGTGGTCGGACCAAGTCGACTCAGCATGGTCTAACCCAGATACTTGGGGCGGCAGCCTTTGGGCAACAACTCCTCATATTCCATCTCCACTCAACGGACCACATGGGTTTGGAGGGTCATTATCATTGGCTTCTTCAAATTGTTATCTTCATTTCTCTTCTCACTACCCTTATGGGCATTGGTTATCCCAACAGCTTCTTGATCAGCTTCGTTAGGTCATTCAGTATACTCTTTCAAGGCGTTTGGTTGGCCACCATGGGGTTTATGCTTTGGACGCCCGGGTTTATCCCCAAAGACTGCTTTATCAATTTCGAAGATGGTCACCAAGTGGTTAG gTGTAATGGGCATGAAGGTCTTGAGAGGGCTAAATCATTGGTGAACATTGAGTTCAGTTGGTACTTGATTGTATTCATTGTACTCTCCATAGGGCTTTACTTGTTCTTGATCAGATTTGTTTACCCTGAGAAGGAACAGGAGTATGAATCCTTATCGAAGTATGAAGAACAAGATCATGAAGATGTTGAGGCTCAGAAGAAAATTAGGAGAACTAAGAGCTTCATTACAATGGGGAAGGGATCAACTACATCAATGGATATCGAGAGGTGA
- the LOC124927559 gene encoding transmembrane protein 45A-like, translating into MGTLIGHVIPGIGFFIIGLWHLVNHIKLHVLNPKAYTSLPFFPTSKSRHLELYFMMGCSSIYILLELVIGQMGHHLFDQDGTIRSTHLRNFEHAFITLWILVYAAFTKLLDHFGRPKTNYGLTMTLAAVMFCQELLLYHLHSTDHMGLEGHYHWYLQIVIFTSLVTTILSIGYKNSFLVSFVRSFSILFQGIWDIVMGIMLWTPTMIPKDCFMNKEEYFRIRCHTDEALDRAKALITLEFSWYLVIFVVLTLCMYIYMIKVYHEKDGFEPIADKEHESDDTKKNIKSEISKSLNEASN; encoded by the coding sequence ATGGGCACTTTGATTGGGCATGTCATACCAGGCATTGGATTCTTTATTATTGGTCTATGGCACCTAGTAAACCACATTAAGCTCCATGTCCTAAACCCAAAGGCATACACTTCCTTGCCATTTTttccaacttcaaaatcaaggCACTTAGAGCTCTACTTCATGATGGGTTGTAGTTCCATCTACATACTCCTCGAGTTAGTCATCGGCCAAATGGGTCACCATCTTTTCGACCAAGACGGGACCATCCGTTCAACCCATCTCCGCAACTTTGAACATGCATTCATCACCTTATGGATCTTGGTTTACGCTGCTTTCACAAAACTCTTGGACCATTTTGGCCGCCCAAAAACCAACTACGGTTTGACAATGACACTAGCAGCCGTGATGTTTTGTCAAGAACTTCTCCTTTACCACCTCCACTCAACCGACCATATGGGACTTGAAGGCCATTATCATTGGTATCTTCAAATTGTCATTTTTACCTCACTTGTTACTACTATTCTTAGCATTGGCTATAAAAATAGTTTCTTGGTTAGTTTTGTGAGGTCTTTTAGCATTCTCTTCCAAGGGATTTGGGATATTGTAATGGGAATCATGCTTTGGACACCAACTATGATTCCTAAAGATTGCTTTATGAACAAGGAGGAATATTTTAGGATAAGGTGTCATACCGATGAAGCGCTCGATAGGGCTAAAGCACTGATAACGCTTGAATTCAGTTGGTACTTGGTCATTTTCGTTGTCCTCACCTTGTGTATGtacatatatatgattaaagtATACCATGAAAAAGATGGGTTTGAGCCCATTGCTGACAAAGAGCATGAAAGTGACGACACAAAGAAGAACATCAAATCTGAGATCTCAAAGAGTCTCAACGAAGCATCTAATTAA
- the LOC124925250 gene encoding extensin-2-like, whose translation MHWMSYLWFAILLFFSVSSLHLFVSASTLHIFVSTDPPPSYTYSSPPPPYTYSSPPPPPSYTYSSPPPLYTYSSPLPPPSYTYSSPPPPPSYTYSSPPPLYYTRSHKHPKPYNFHSHHNKYNPYTSKSPPSYYQNHKKNSHYKIKEKKYTPYTYSSPPPPTYKAQDKKYTPYRYSSSPPPPYKTQEKKYMPYTYSSPPPPTYKTQEKKYTPYTYSPPAPTYKAQEKKYTPYTYSPPPPTYKAQKKKYTPYTYSSPPPPTYKS comes from the exons ATGCATTGGATGAGTTATTTGTGGTTTG CCATACTCTTATTCTTCTCCGTCTCCTCCCTACACCTATTCGTCTCCGCCTCCACCCTACACATATTCGTCTCCACCGATCCACCGCCATCATACACTTATTCTTCTCCGCCTCCACCCTACACCTATTCGTCTCCACCTCCACCACCATCATACACTTATTCTTCTCCGCCGCCACTCTACACTTATTCTTCTCCACTTCCACCGCCATCATACACATATTCTTCACCTCCTCCACCGCCATCATACACATATTCTTCTCCTCCGCCTCTTTACTATACCCGTTCTCACAAGCATCCAAAACCTTATAATTTTCATTCACATCATAACAAATATAATCCATATACCTCTAAATCACCACCCTCTTACTACCAAAATCACAAGAAAAACTCTCATTACAAAATTAAAGAGAAGAAGTACACTCCTTACACATACtcatctcctccaccaccaACCTACAAAGCTCAAGATAAGAAATACACTCCTTACAGATACTCATcctcaccaccaccaccatacAAAACTCAAGAAAAGAAATACATGCCTTACACATACTCGTCTCCGCCACCACCCACATACAAAACTCAAGAGAAGAAATACACTCCTTACACATACTCACCACCAGCACCCACATACAAAGCTCAAGAGAAGAAGTACACTCCTTACACATACTCACCACCACCACCCACATACAAAGCTCAAAAGAAGAAATACACTCCTTACACATACTCGTCTCCTCCACCACCAACATACAAATCTTAA